One Trichomycterus rosablanca isolate fTriRos1 chromosome 23, fTriRos1.hap1, whole genome shotgun sequence genomic window carries:
- the tfap2a gene encoding transcription factor AP-2-alpha: protein FFSLSPNLQDRHDGTSNGTARLPQLGGVGQYSSAPPLSHTPNSDFQPPYFPPPYQPIYPQSQDPYSHVNDPYSINSLHAQAQPQHPAWPSQRQSQESGLLHQHRGLPHQLCREYRREVLLPSAHGIDAGLTDSISIHGIPHSLDDVQHVEDQGIHIPDQTVIKKGPVSLSKSSNISSIPLNKDGLFGGVVNPNEVFCSVPGRLSLLSSTSKYKVTVAEVQRRLSPPECLNASLLGGVLRRAKSKNGGRSLREKLDKIGLNLPAGRRKAANVTLLTSLVEGEAVHLARDFGYVCETEFPAKAVAEYVNRQHSDPNEQVQRKNMLLATKQICKEFTDLLSQDRSPLGNSRPQPILEPGIQSCLTHFSLISHGFGTPALCAAVTALQNYLTEAIKAMDKMYLNNNSHSDSGTKGGDKDEKHRK, encoded by the exons tttttctctctttcgcCCAATTTGCAGGATCGTCACGACGGTACCAGTAATGGTACAGCCAGGCTACCTCAGCTGGGCGGTGTGGGCCAGTACAGCAGCGCACCGCCGCTCTCGCACACGCCCAACTCGGACTTCCAGCCTCCGTATTTCCCACCACCCTACCAGCCCATCTACCCCCAGTCTCAGGATCCATACTCGCACGTTAACGATCCTTACTCCATCAACTCGCTACACGCACAGGCGCAGCCTCAACACCCGGCCTGGCCGAGCCAGCGCCAGAGCCAGGAGAGCGGCCTGCTGCACCAGCACCGGGGCCTGCCACACCAGCTCTGCAGGGAGTACCGCCGAGAAGTGCTGCTGCCCTCGGCCCACGGCATCGACGCGGGACTCACAGACTCGATTTCTATCCATGGAATACCTCATTCTTTAGACGACGTACAG CACGTCGAGGATCAAGGAATTCACATACCCGACCAAACTGTAATCAAGAAAG gTCCAGTTTCCTTATCCAAGTCCAGCAACATCTCGTCCATACCCTTAAATAAGGATGGCCTTTTTGGCGGTGTGGTAAATCCAAACGAagttttctgttctgttccgGGTCGCCTGTCTCTTCTCAGCTCTACATCAAAGTACAAGGTCACAGTAGCGGAGGTGCAGAGACGCCTCTCACCGCCTGAGTGCCTCAACGCATCCCTGCTCGGTGGGGTGTTGAGAAG GGCAAAGTCTAAGAATGGAGGAAGATCCTTAAGAGAGAAGCTCGATAAAATTGGATTAAATTTACCTGCAGGGAGACGAAAGGCCGCAAACGTTACCTTGCTGACGTCACTAGTAGAAG gCGAAGCCGTTCATCTTGCCAGAGATTTCGGTTATGTATGCGAGACCGAATTTCCAGCCAAGGCAGTAGCTGAATATGTTAACCGTCAACATTCCGACCCTAACGAACAAGTCCAAAGAAAAAACATGTTATTGGCAACAAA ACAAATCTGCAAAGAATTCACCGACCTGCTCTCCCAGGACCGATCTCCTCTTGGGAATTCTCGCCCACAGCCTATACTCGAGCCGGGGATTCAAAGCTGTTTGACTCACTTCAGTCTCATTTCGCACGGATTCGGGACACCGGCCTTGTGTGCGGCCGTCACCGCGCTGCAGAACTATCTTACCGAGGCCATTAAAGCGATGGACAAAATGTACCTCAATAACAACAGCCATTCCGATTCTGGTACTAAAGGCGGAGACAAAGATGAGAAGCACAGAAAGTGA